A genomic window from Tolypothrix sp. PCC 7910 includes:
- a CDS encoding right-handed parallel beta-helix repeat-containing protein, which translates to MFLDQPVAITQPVNLGNAAKLKAEYVDNADLSAAKLKNTQNNSTTKLALSTTGKTYFVSGTGNDNNNGLKESSAFRTLGKAAYVLQPGDTIYVMNGTYTHGNPYQAVMYIENKKGTASKPITIKAYPGHKPFVKVNNYTGIQIVNSSYITVEGFKLEGNNDNITLQYALQQKDNLNNPQTSNSGIQITQYSHHIVVRNNQVAKFGGAGISSIKGDYLTFENNVLYQNCLYTPWGANTLGMMYSWNSDNNTSQYKMIVRGNIVYQNKSLVPWKEAGKITEGHGIMMDDNLNTQKNSTHQPYRGKTLIANNISYNNGGAGIMIYSSANVDVVNNTTYQNAQSPDHVKAGEITVLDADQVKVFNNIMYSRKDGNANQVYNAKNTQFDYNVVYNSSKFTSSLTHNIIGKDPRLNDPSKGNFTLRSGSSAIDTGTKAFSGVNAPGIDIQGFSRPQDGDGRGGAIVDIGALEVAAKAAFAK; encoded by the coding sequence ATGTTTTTAGATCAACCGGTTGCAATCACTCAACCTGTTAACCTTGGCAATGCTGCTAAGTTAAAAGCTGAATATGTTGATAATGCAGATTTATCTGCAGCAAAACTGAAAAATACTCAAAATAACTCAACTACAAAACTCGCTCTCAGTACTACTGGTAAAACATACTTTGTCTCTGGGACTGGGAACGATAACAACAATGGCTTGAAGGAAAGTAGTGCATTTCGGACGCTGGGAAAAGCGGCCTACGTTCTACAGCCAGGTGATACCATTTATGTCATGAATGGAACTTATACGCATGGTAATCCATACCAAGCTGTGATGTATATTGAAAACAAAAAAGGCACAGCTAGTAAACCAATTACCATCAAAGCCTATCCTGGACATAAACCCTTTGTAAAGGTCAACAATTACACTGGCATCCAAATCGTTAACTCTTCTTACATTACAGTTGAGGGTTTTAAATTAGAGGGCAACAACGACAATATAACTTTGCAGTATGCACTACAGCAAAAAGATAATCTCAATAATCCCCAAACCTCAAATAGTGGCATTCAAATTACTCAATATTCCCACCATATAGTAGTTCGTAACAACCAAGTTGCGAAGTTTGGCGGTGCAGGAATTAGTAGTATTAAAGGAGATTACCTGACATTTGAAAACAATGTTTTGTATCAGAACTGTTTGTATACTCCTTGGGGAGCTAATACTTTAGGCATGATGTATAGCTGGAATTCTGACAACAATACCAGCCAATACAAAATGATTGTTCGGGGCAATATTGTTTACCAAAATAAAAGCTTAGTTCCCTGGAAAGAAGCAGGAAAAATCACTGAAGGGCATGGGATTATGATGGATGATAATCTCAATACCCAAAAAAATTCCACTCATCAACCATATAGGGGTAAGACATTAATTGCCAACAACATATCCTATAACAATGGTGGTGCTGGGATTATGATTTATAGCAGTGCCAATGTTGATGTAGTTAACAATACAACTTATCAGAATGCACAATCGCCTGATCATGTAAAAGCTGGAGAAATTACGGTTCTGGATGCCGATCAAGTAAAAGTATTCAACAACATTATGTACTCACGGAAGGATGGCAATGCCAACCAAGTATATAACGCCAAAAATACTCAATTTGACTACAACGTTGTTTACAATTCCTCCAAATTTACCAGTTCGCTCACTCACAATATTATTGGGAAAGACCCTCGATTAAACGATCCATCCAAGGGTAATTTCACCCTCAGATCTGGTAGTTCGGCAATTGATACTGGAACTAAAGCTTTCAGCGGTGTCAATGCACCAGGTATTGATATACAAGGCTTCAGCCGTCCACAAGATGGAGATGGTAGAGGTGGTGCGATTGTAGATATAGGTGCATTAGAAGTTGCTGCCAAAGCTGCATTCGCCAAGTAA
- a CDS encoding right-handed parallel beta-helix repeat-containing protein yields the protein MATINVTSTADNGAGSLRAALASAQTGDTIKFASTLANKTITLTSGQINITKNLTIDGAGAANLKISGNNASRIFEVGRHVNATLRNLSITNGYSTERGGAVKVVDYGSITVDNCKFNYNRGGEGGAINIGYSAKGIVTKSTFDSNDGTLTKSGFSGGAIATRGSGDLTVKDCKFTNNKGVNGGAIYNLLGGLTIDKSEFRNNSSAGGIGGGAICTDGGDPVGPGTPVGGMIAIRNSRFEGNKTKGEGGALFLYSYGADKMLLENCTVIGNTASVDSKGIARGGGLRANNNLTVRNVTFANNISEQQGGAVWLDGGGKKDFINTTFSANKATKDAGAALFVNTDKTAPVNITNSTIVNNFAGRACGAVWIGDPSAAVTLTNSIVANNNAGDASQKQVGYQLKDGGGNIEFPAPQQGRRVVSGSRVVNPLIGPLQNIGGMLVHPLLVGSPAINSGKVGAGIPTIDERGMARDSRVDVGAFEISSQLNATAMNTTMSGPNLMRGTKGGDYLQGVATRNILQGGDGNDTLKGGDSNDILQAGEGDDVLIGGKGKDILHGSGGKDRFVYQNIAEQGDWIQYFETGRDVIDLNKMIEGSNFKSSNPFSSYVKKEQVGSNTVVSVNAGGDTTPNQFQKLLTLSNVSSSNLTAKNFIF from the coding sequence ATGGCTACTATTAACGTAACTTCAACCGCCGATAACGGAGCAGGTTCTTTGCGCGCTGCACTCGCCTCTGCACAAACAGGTGATACCATCAAATTTGCCTCTACTCTTGCCAATAAAACGATTACACTCACAAGTGGGCAAATTAACATTACAAAAAATTTGACAATTGATGGCGCAGGCGCAGCAAATTTAAAAATTAGCGGTAATAATGCCTCGCGAATATTTGAAGTTGGTAGACATGTCAACGCTACGCTGCGAAACCTCAGCATTACTAACGGTTACTCAACCGAAAGAGGTGGGGCTGTTAAAGTTGTTGACTATGGCAGCATAACAGTTGATAACTGTAAATTTAACTACAATCGCGGTGGTGAAGGTGGAGCTATCAATATCGGCTATAGCGCTAAAGGCATAGTCACTAAAAGCACCTTTGACAGCAATGATGGTACTTTAACGAAATCTGGTTTTAGTGGTGGAGCGATCGCCACAAGAGGTTCTGGCGATCTAACTGTCAAAGATTGTAAATTCACCAACAACAAGGGAGTTAATGGTGGCGCAATTTATAACCTCTTAGGGGGGTTAACTATAGACAAATCAGAGTTCCGCAATAACAGTTCAGCAGGTGGTATTGGTGGCGGTGCAATCTGTACTGATGGAGGAGACCCAGTCGGGCCAGGTACTCCTGTGGGTGGTATGATTGCCATTCGGAATAGTCGATTTGAAGGCAATAAAACCAAAGGAGAAGGGGGCGCACTCTTCCTCTATAGTTACGGTGCAGACAAAATGCTTTTGGAAAACTGCACAGTTATAGGTAACACAGCCAGCGTAGATAGTAAAGGTATTGCACGTGGGGGCGGATTACGAGCAAATAACAATCTTACAGTCCGTAACGTCACATTTGCCAATAATATATCCGAGCAACAAGGAGGGGCTGTATGGTTAGATGGTGGCGGAAAGAAAGATTTTATTAACACCACCTTTTCCGCGAATAAGGCGACTAAGGATGCTGGTGCGGCACTATTTGTCAATACCGACAAAACTGCACCCGTTAATATTACAAATTCCACTATTGTGAATAACTTCGCTGGACGGGCTTGTGGAGCAGTTTGGATTGGTGATCCATCTGCTGCTGTCACCCTTACTAATTCCATTGTTGCTAACAACAATGCTGGAGATGCATCACAAAAACAAGTAGGCTACCAACTAAAAGATGGGGGTGGCAACATTGAATTTCCTGCACCCCAACAAGGTCGTCGAGTTGTCTCAGGTAGCCGGGTAGTTAACCCTCTTATTGGCCCCTTACAAAATATCGGAGGTATGCTGGTTCATCCTCTTCTCGTTGGTAGCCCCGCCATCAATAGTGGTAAGGTAGGTGCTGGCATACCCACCATTGACGAACGAGGGATGGCGCGAGATAGCAGAGTAGATGTTGGCGCTTTCGAGATATCTAGCCAGTTGAACGCAACTGCTATGAACACAACTATGTCCGGGCCTAATCTTATGCGTGGGACTAAGGGTGGCGACTACCTCCAAGGTGTTGCAACTAGAAACATTCTCCAAGGAGGTGATGGTAACGATACCCTTAAAGGTGGTGATAGTAACGATATCCTGCAAGCTGGGGAAGGCGATGATGTTTTGATTGGTGGTAAAGGTAAGGATATCTTACATGGCTCAGGAGGTAAGGACAGATTTGTCTATCAAAATATTGCAGAACAAGGCGATTGGATTCAATATTTTGAAACTGGAAGAGATGTAATTGACCTCAACAAGATGATTGAAGGTAGCAATTTTAAGAGTTCTAATCCTTTCAGTAGTTATGTGAAAAAAGAACAGGTTGGTTCTAATACGGTTGTGAGTGTTAATGCAGGTGGTGACACCACTCCCAATCAATTCCAGAAATTGTTGACACTAAGTAACGTTTCTAGTAGTAATCTAACTGCTAAGAACTTCATTTTCTAG
- a CDS encoding ABC transporter ATP-binding protein codes for MLTIKNLNKSYGKNQVLQNLNLHIEPGEVYGLIGANGAGKTTTINIICNLLNADSGDISINHQPISAATKRIIGVAPQENLLYKSLSCEENLKFFGDIYGLNRETRQKRISETLLSINLLDKAKHPVETLSGGMQRRLNIAVALVHQPQLVILDEPTTGLDIEARYEVWELICQLKNQGITVLLTTHLLDEAERLCQRIGILKNGQILAEGSLAELRTLIPAQEIVLIQTEFEAQAIARAQEYGFTHRRYGNDLAFWLPEPLELKEIIARFEGIAIDSIARQAVRLEHIYLELMHHS; via the coding sequence ATGCTAACTATTAAAAATTTAAATAAATCTTATGGCAAGAACCAAGTTCTCCAAAATTTAAATTTGCATATTGAGCCAGGAGAGGTTTACGGTTTAATAGGTGCAAATGGAGCAGGTAAAACCACCACAATTAATATTATTTGTAATTTATTGAATGCAGACAGTGGTGATATTAGCATCAATCATCAGCCAATTTCCGCCGCTACCAAAAGAATAATTGGTGTTGCACCTCAAGAAAATTTACTCTATAAAAGCCTATCTTGTGAAGAAAATCTCAAGTTTTTTGGTGATATTTACGGTTTAAACCGCGAAACTCGCCAGAAAAGAATTAGCGAAACGTTGCTATCTATCAATTTACTAGATAAAGCAAAACATCCAGTAGAGACACTCAGTGGAGGAATGCAAAGACGGTTAAATATTGCAGTAGCCTTAGTACACCAACCACAGCTAGTAATTCTAGATGAACCGACCACAGGCTTAGATATTGAAGCCAGATATGAAGTTTGGGAATTGATTTGCCAACTCAAAAATCAAGGAATTACAGTTTTGCTCACAACTCATTTATTAGATGAGGCAGAGCGTCTTTGCCAGAGAATTGGTATTTTAAAAAATGGTCAAATTTTGGCTGAGGGTAGTTTAGCAGAATTACGTACATTGATTCCAGCCCAAGAAATCGTGTTAATACAAACTGAGTTTGAAGCACAGGCGATCGCACGCGCCCAAGAATACGGTTTTACTCATCGGCGTTATGGTAACGATTTGGCCTTTTGGTTACCTGAGCCTTTGGAATTAAAGGAAATTATTGCACGCTTCGAGGGCATAGCCATTGATTCTATAGCCCGTCAGGCTGTACGTTTAGAGCATATTTATCTAGAACTCATGCACCACAGTTAA
- a CDS encoding ABC transporter permease, producing the protein MKYWREILAVSQRILIELLRRRRSLIFWSIFPISVLILSGFILAERAKLPINAAFEYAAPSTLVGAAMFFSCLGGSVATVVAEREQKTLKRLFLSPLSGISYFLGIFLAHTCIGIGQAILIYTIAAFWGATFKGSILLGLIVILLTIIAYVGLGFILGTQLARRIEDVNSLVAAFGVPLLILGGAFLPAALFPPTLINIARFNPIYHMNEALVRVSSKGEGISDIGSHFCFLLVFAMIMLVGGWLSYRRMLIVERRL; encoded by the coding sequence ATGAAATATTGGCGTGAAATTCTAGCTGTCAGTCAACGTATACTAATTGAACTGTTGCGCCGCAGACGCAGTTTAATTTTTTGGAGTATATTCCCTATTTCAGTATTGATTCTCAGCGGATTTATTTTGGCAGAACGGGCAAAACTACCCATCAATGCAGCTTTTGAATATGCTGCACCCTCAACTTTGGTAGGTGCAGCAATGTTTTTTAGTTGTTTGGGTGGAAGTGTCGCCACTGTTGTTGCAGAAAGAGAGCAGAAAACCCTAAAACGCCTGTTCCTGTCTCCTTTAAGTGGTATTTCCTACTTTTTAGGAATTTTTCTTGCCCATACTTGCATTGGTATCGGACAGGCAATATTAATTTATACTATTGCTGCCTTTTGGGGCGCTACTTTTAAAGGCTCTATTTTATTAGGATTAATTGTTATCTTATTAACTATCATTGCTTATGTCGGTTTAGGTTTTATTTTGGGTACACAATTAGCCCGTCGTATTGAAGATGTTAACTCTTTAGTAGCAGCTTTTGGAGTACCTTTGTTAATTCTTGGTGGAGCCTTTTTACCTGCTGCTTTATTTCCTCCTACCTTAATTAATATCGCTCGATTTAATCCTATTTATCACATGAATGAAGCCCTCGTTAGGGTATCATCTAAGGGTGAAGGAATCAGTGATATCGGTTCACACTTTTGTTTTTTATTAGTTTTTGCTATGATTATGCTTGTCGGTGGCTGGCTATCTTATCGGCGGATGCTGATAGTAGAAAGGCGATTATAA
- a CDS encoding GlsB/YeaQ/YmgE family stress response membrane protein produces the protein MNILAWIVLGLIAGAIAKAIYPGHQGGGILGTILLGIIGAFVGGSLGVFFSTGTLALAAPTLSITGIIVAVLGAIVAVFLWNLFTRRSAL, from the coding sequence ATGAACATTCTTGCTTGGATCGTTTTAGGACTAATTGCTGGAGCTATTGCTAAAGCTATCTACCCAGGTCATCAAGGCGGCGGTATTCTAGGAACAATTTTGTTAGGCATTATAGGTGCATTTGTTGGTGGTAGCTTAGGAGTATTTTTCAGTACGGGAACTTTGGCATTAGCCGCACCAACTCTCAGCATTACGGGTATTATAGTAGCTGTTCTGGGCGCAATTGTTGCAGTTTTCTTGTGGAACTTATTCACTCGCCGCAGCGCTCTGTAA
- a CDS encoding lmo0937 family membrane protein, producing the protein MLGVLWTVAVVLFIFWALGLALHIAGNIIHVLLLLAIAIAIYNFLKSRTAF; encoded by the coding sequence ATGCTTGGTGTACTTTGGACTGTTGCAGTTGTACTTTTTATCTTTTGGGCTTTAGGGTTAGCATTGCATATTGCAGGCAATATAATTCATGTATTGTTACTTTTGGCAATTGCGATCGCGATATATAATTTCCTAAAATCACGTACTGCTTTTTAG
- a CDS encoding hemerythrin domain-containing protein yields the protein MVTTLDNHKRLAIAERLADLRAFQNLILSNDQKLIDACPYPEVRERLQNMLADDQKNLGIIDTVIVQYGIQAEPSAATKIFIPQFEQMMSGNEFTFYQKLMHHELMKHGQAMSGIVIHKAAQVVGADIEVAITPLNTVNFEGRAHQEQLKGILEQVGVREMTGHDADQGLWGRVQDGIAALSGVAGSVITQNTDKQDMNIQTLIRLDHNKVNTIFTEIGATKDPQKLQEYFGQLYKDLLAHAQAEEEVVYPQVRSFYGNDNTQELYDEQAKMKQMLDEIRSINPTSADEFRSKIKQLMDVVGDHIRQEESTMFAAIDRNCSDVQKEQMATDFKAAKSKIQQEMSATMQ from the coding sequence ATGGTGACAACACTAGATAACCATAAAAGGCTGGCGATCGCGGAAAGATTAGCAGACCTCAGAGCATTTCAAAATTTGATTCTTTCTAACGATCAAAAACTCATAGATGCTTGTCCTTATCCAGAAGTACGTGAACGTCTGCAAAATATGCTCGCAGATGATCAAAAAAACTTGGGCATCATCGATACTGTAATTGTGCAATATGGTATTCAAGCTGAACCTAGTGCAGCCACCAAAATATTTATTCCCCAATTTGAGCAGATGATGTCAGGTAATGAGTTTACCTTTTACCAGAAACTCATGCACCATGAATTGATGAAACATGGTCAGGCTATGAGTGGAATCGTGATTCACAAAGCTGCTCAGGTAGTGGGAGCTGATATTGAAGTCGCTATTACACCTTTAAATACTGTCAACTTTGAAGGTCGCGCTCACCAAGAACAGCTCAAAGGGATACTCGAACAGGTGGGTGTTCGCGAAATGACTGGTCACGATGCAGACCAGGGTTTGTGGGGACGTGTACAAGATGGGATTGCAGCATTATCTGGTGTAGCAGGGAGCGTCATCACCCAAAACACCGACAAACAAGACATGAACATCCAGACTCTCATCAGACTGGATCACAACAAAGTCAATACAATTTTCACTGAAATCGGTGCAACTAAAGATCCGCAAAAGCTGCAAGAGTATTTTGGACAACTCTACAAAGATTTATTAGCACACGCTCAAGCAGAAGAAGAAGTGGTCTACCCACAAGTTCGCTCATTTTACGGCAATGACAACACCCAAGAATTGTATGATGAGCAAGCAAAAATGAAGCAGATGCTTGATGAAATTCGCTCTATTAATCCCACTTCCGCTGACGAGTTCCGATCCAAAATTAAACAACTAATGGATGTCGTAGGCGATCACATTCGTCAAGAAGAAAGTACAATGTTCGCAGCGATTGATAGAAATTGCAGCGACGTACAAAAAGAGCAAATGGCAACTGATTTCAAAGCTGCTAAGAGCAAGATTCAGCAAGAAATGTCAGCCACCATGCAATAA
- a CDS encoding DUF760 domain-containing protein, whose translation MSNLSPRQPDYFEHEANTQNNLWQYVQSLSPETVAQLSKPSSSEVLQLIQRAIVEMLGNLPHDRYQSLITTSRDELGRLLGAAMVDGYFLRNIEQRFDIEKSLQLPALQSQDPQQ comes from the coding sequence ATGAGTAATCTTTCCCCCCGCCAACCAGATTATTTTGAACATGAAGCAAATACTCAAAATAATTTATGGCAATACGTGCAATCTTTGTCTCCTGAAACAGTTGCCCAACTTTCTAAACCTTCTTCATCAGAAGTATTACAGTTAATTCAACGTGCGATTGTGGAAATGTTAGGTAACTTACCTCATGACAGATATCAGTCACTCATTACTACTAGCCGCGACGAATTAGGAAGACTTTTAGGTGCTGCTATGGTAGATGGCTATTTCCTTCGTAATATCGAGCAGCGATTTGACATAGAAAAATCGCTACAATTACCTGCATTGCAATCTCAAGATCCACAACAGTAG
- a CDS encoding U32 family peptidase, translating into MKSDRSLNPQLTTSTLQCPELLAPAGSWDCAKAAVENGADAIYFGLDRFNARMRAQNFTEADLPELMAFLHLRGVKGYVTVNTLIFPQELPEVEQYLRSIIAAGVDAVIVQDVGICRLIRHLSPDFPIHASTQMTITSAAGVEFAQSLGCQLVVLARECSLKEINKIRQQMRQKEASLPLEVFVHGALCVAYSGQCLTSEALGGRSANRGECAQACRMPYELIADGEVINLGDRKYLLSPQDLAGLEVLPDLVKSGVTSLKIEGRLKTPEYVANVTRVYRQALDRVMEELTANTPKARKPSHSAEEQYNLEMAFSRGIYTGWFGGINNQELVHARFGKKRGVYLGEVTRIRNEQVTITLEAPVKAGDGIVFDSGHPEAKEEGGRVYAVVQKGKEAVLTFGRNDLNFRRVHIGDRVWKTSDPELDKQLRQSFAGDNPQFQRPIDLEVYGEVDQPLTAIARDGQGHVVQVDSTIPLVEAHTKPLTTERLQEQLGRLGNTPFCLGKLTNHLNGGLILPVSELNRMRRELVTQLEELRRQPKRWELNDRASLQDLLPKSSPKSPTSPSLIVLVRNLKQLQASLQAGIQTLYCEFEDPRFYREAVQMVRQGEQGEISNAQCPMPHAPCPTIWVAPPRITKPGENWILHQVRDSQADGYLLRNYDQLQFFAQDRCVGDFSLNVANALTADYFHQRYGLERLTASYDLNISQLEDLLHSCPPQWFEVTIHQHMPMFHMEHCVFCAFLSQGTDYTNCGRPCEQHEVKLRDRVGSEHVLKADVGCRNTVFNGTAQTGAEYVQRLIDLGLRHFRIEFVNETPAQVSKTIHCYSQLLRGEITGSQLWRELKLQNQLGVTRGPMGVSALR; encoded by the coding sequence ATGAAAAGCGATCGCTCCTTGAATCCTCAACTCACTACATCCACTCTGCAATGTCCAGAACTACTCGCACCAGCAGGTAGCTGGGATTGTGCGAAAGCTGCTGTCGAAAATGGGGCTGATGCAATTTATTTCGGTTTGGATCGGTTCAACGCCAGAATGCGGGCGCAAAATTTTACTGAGGCGGATTTACCAGAGTTGATGGCTTTTCTCCACCTGCGCGGTGTGAAGGGTTATGTAACGGTTAATACGCTGATTTTTCCGCAAGAGCTACCAGAGGTAGAGCAATATCTGCGCTCGATTATTGCTGCGGGTGTGGATGCGGTAATTGTGCAAGATGTGGGTATATGTCGTCTTATCCGGCACCTATCGCCTGATTTCCCTATCCATGCATCTACGCAGATGACAATTACCAGTGCGGCTGGGGTGGAATTTGCTCAGTCACTCGGTTGTCAGTTGGTGGTGTTAGCGCGTGAATGTTCCCTCAAAGAAATTAACAAAATTCGGCAGCAGATGCGCCAGAAAGAGGCTTCTTTACCGTTAGAAGTCTTTGTTCACGGTGCTTTGTGCGTTGCTTATTCCGGTCAGTGTTTAACTAGTGAAGCTTTAGGTGGACGTTCTGCCAATCGCGGCGAATGTGCCCAAGCTTGCCGAATGCCCTACGAGTTAATCGCAGATGGCGAAGTTATAAATTTAGGCGATCGCAAATATCTCCTCAGCCCTCAAGACCTTGCTGGGTTAGAAGTTCTGCCAGATTTGGTGAAGTCGGGAGTCACAAGTCTCAAAATTGAAGGGCGGCTGAAAACTCCAGAGTATGTGGCTAATGTTACTCGCGTTTATCGGCAAGCCCTAGATCGGGTGATGGAGGAATTAACAGCGAATACCCCCAAGGCGCGCAAACCCTCCCATTCGGCTGAAGAACAATACAACTTAGAAATGGCATTTTCTCGCGGTATCTACACAGGCTGGTTTGGCGGGATTAACAACCAAGAATTAGTTCATGCGCGGTTTGGCAAAAAGCGTGGGGTTTACCTAGGAGAAGTTACCCGCATTCGCAATGAACAGGTAACAATCACCCTAGAAGCACCAGTGAAAGCAGGTGATGGAATTGTTTTCGATTCCGGTCATCCCGAAGCCAAGGAAGAAGGCGGACGAGTTTATGCAGTAGTACAGAAAGGTAAAGAAGCCGTGCTTACCTTTGGCAGAAATGACCTCAACTTCCGCCGCGTGCATATAGGCGATCGCGTTTGGAAAACCAGCGATCCAGAACTAGATAAGCAATTGCGTCAAAGCTTTGCGGGAGACAACCCCCAATTCCAGCGCCCCATTGATTTAGAGGTTTACGGCGAAGTCGATCAACCACTAACTGCGATCGCCCGCGATGGACAAGGTCATGTGGTGCAAGTGGATTCAACAATACCACTAGTAGAAGCGCACACCAAACCCTTAACTACAGAACGTTTGCAAGAACAGTTAGGTCGCCTGGGTAATACCCCCTTCTGTTTAGGAAAACTCACCAATCATCTCAATGGTGGGCTAATTTTACCCGTAAGTGAATTAAACCGGATGCGCCGAGAATTGGTGACACAGTTAGAAGAATTACGCCGTCAACCAAAGCGCTGGGAACTAAATGATCGTGCTTCTTTACAAGACCTACTCCCCAAATCATCCCCCAAATCCCCCACATCTCCCTCGCTCATCGTTTTAGTAAGGAACCTTAAGCAACTCCAAGCCTCACTTCAAGCCGGAATTCAAACACTTTACTGTGAATTTGAAGACCCCCGCTTTTATCGCGAAGCCGTGCAAATGGTAAGACAAGGGGAACAAGGGGAAATAAGCAATGCCCAATGCCCAATGCCCCATGCCCCATGCCCTACCATCTGGGTTGCACCTCCCCGAATTACCAAACCTGGGGAAAATTGGATTTTGCATCAAGTACGGGACTCCCAAGCAGATGGCTATCTGCTGCGGAATTACGATCAGCTGCAGTTTTTCGCCCAAGACCGTTGTGTTGGAGATTTTTCGCTGAATGTTGCGAACGCCTTAACTGCAGATTATTTTCACCAACGCTATGGTTTGGAACGCTTAACCGCATCCTATGATCTGAATATTAGCCAACTCGAAGACTTACTTCATAGTTGTCCACCCCAATGGTTTGAGGTGACAATTCATCAACATATGCCGATGTTCCACATGGAGCATTGCGTATTTTGCGCGTTTCTCTCCCAGGGGACAGATTACACTAACTGTGGAAGACCCTGCGAACAGCATGAAGTGAAATTGCGCGATCGCGTTGGTAGCGAACATGTCCTTAAAGCAGATGTCGGCTGTCGCAATACTGTATTTAACGGCACCGCTCAAACAGGAGCCGAGTACGTACAGCGCTTGATAGATTTGGGATTACGCCACTTCCGCATTGAGTTTGTCAATGAAACCCCAGCGCAGGTGAGTAAAACTATACATTGCTACAGTCAACTGCTTCGTGGAGAGATTACAGGTTCCCAACTCTGGCGTGAGTTAAAGCTGCAAAATCAGCTAGGTGTAACTCGCGGGCCGATGGGAGTTTCTGCATTAAGGTAG
- a CDS encoding alpha/beta fold hydrolase, which translates to MQVTTAPSTTPIPGQYWQWRGHKVYYVRAGEQQAQRPPLLLVHGFGASTDHWRKNITGLCQDFQVFAIDLLGFGRSAKPKLDYSGDLWRDQLHDFINEIIGQKAVLVGNSLGGYACLCVAAQYPDSAAGVVLLNSAGPFSIEKPTSEPEALQSQIQPPKKESGLQKLLGDGVKWMFQQPLAQFLLFQYVRQRWVIRQTLEKVYLDKSAITDQLVEEIYRPAYDAGAFDVFVSVFSTPQGEKVDVLLKQLTCPLLMLWGEGDPWMNARERSQKFRQCYPQLQEHFLSAGHCPHDEIPDQVNSLLRDWVLGSTR; encoded by the coding sequence ATGCAGGTAACAACAGCGCCTTCTACTACTCCCATACCTGGCCAATACTGGCAATGGCGCGGGCATAAAGTTTACTATGTACGAGCCGGAGAGCAACAAGCGCAACGTCCACCCTTGCTATTAGTGCATGGGTTTGGTGCTTCCACAGACCACTGGCGCAAAAATATCACAGGGTTGTGCCAAGATTTCCAAGTTTTTGCAATTGATTTATTAGGATTTGGGCGTTCAGCGAAGCCGAAGTTAGATTACAGTGGCGACTTGTGGCGCGATCAACTACACGATTTTATTAATGAAATCATCGGTCAAAAAGCAGTTTTAGTAGGAAACTCTCTTGGTGGCTATGCTTGTTTGTGCGTTGCAGCACAATACCCCGATAGTGCAGCTGGTGTAGTTTTACTCAACAGTGCAGGGCCCTTTAGCATCGAAAAGCCAACATCTGAACCGGAAGCTTTGCAATCACAAATTCAGCCTCCTAAAAAAGAATCAGGATTGCAAAAGTTACTAGGCGATGGTGTGAAGTGGATGTTTCAGCAACCTTTGGCCCAGTTTTTATTATTTCAATACGTGCGCCAACGTTGGGTCATTCGCCAAACCCTAGAGAAAGTGTATTTAGATAAAAGTGCAATCACAGATCAGTTGGTAGAAGAAATTTATCGACCAGCTTACGATGCTGGTGCATTTGATGTGTTTGTCTCAGTTTTTAGTACTCCCCAAGGAGAAAAAGTTGATGTATTGCTAAAACAATTAACTTGTCCGTTATTGATGTTGTGGGGAGAAGGTGATCCTTGGATGAATGCTAGAGAACGTTCTCAAAAGTTTCGCCAATGTTATCCACAATTACAAGAACATTTTCTATCCGCGGGTCATTGTCCCCATGATGAAATACCAGACCAAGTTAACTCACTTTTACGAGATTGGGTGTTAGGAAGTACTAGATAA